In uncultured Fusobacterium sp., a genomic segment contains:
- a CDS encoding penicillin-binding protein, giving the protein MLKNFKFIILLLNFIGIGVTIYYKIFILTILLILLFAYFIYIFMTGNARNTKNDFNKRALISYNIILLCFILIFFRLIQVQIFDKDFYLDKIRKQTITSNKNSGNRGSIFDSNGKSLAFNKNIYDLGIDPIRAYENPDIVKAIEEIIDKPFIKLNKKKFLTELKQANENEKKYKLISRNLSENERAEIDEILNKYKLNKREFIFDRNIERTYYKKDIYNDLIGLIGYTANSQHEKEGIFGIEKQYEEYLKEKTIFKEMPYAQNRRLRLPTSNDEIKINLNGRNVFMTIDNDLQFILNDEVKKKFISSNSEEAYGIIMDPNNGKILATAAFTRKKRALRNPIFQNQFEPGSTFKPIIVASALNEGLIKRSSKFDVKDGTIKKYRHTIRESSRSTKGILTTDEVLKKSSNVGMVLIGDTFSDETFEKYLKAFGLYDKTNVDFPAEIKPYTTPYRKWDKLKKSTMSFGQGIVVSPIQLATAFSAVINGGILYKPYLVEKITDENNIVIRRNLPTPIRQVISPEISANMREILESVVSEGTAKKGIVEGYRVGGKTGTAQLSTRGGYIRHEYLASFIGFFPADKPQYLVLVMFMKPQGETIFEKFGGATAAPVFGEIVRRITKNKNILSQNVAKISETTEIETLNRNTDILNVEMPDLKGLSPKDIIYIFKDTNIDVKISGKGLVDSQKPAPGTPLENIKQIEVILK; this is encoded by the coding sequence GTGTTAAAAAATTTTAAATTTATTATCTTACTTTTAAATTTTATCGGAATAGGAGTTACTATTTATTATAAAATTTTTATATTAACTATTTTATTAATATTGTTATTTGCTTATTTTATATATATTTTTATGACTGGAAATGCAAGAAATACTAAAAATGATTTTAATAAGAGAGCTTTAATCTCATACAATATAATTCTTTTATGTTTTATATTAATCTTTTTTAGGCTTATACAAGTACAAATATTTGATAAAGATTTTTACCTAGATAAAATACGTAAACAAACTATTACTAGCAATAAAAATTCTGGGAATAGAGGAAGTATTTTTGACTCAAATGGAAAAAGTTTAGCCTTTAATAAGAATATATATGACTTAGGAATTGATCCTATAAGAGCTTATGAAAATCCTGATATAGTAAAAGCTATTGAAGAGATAATTGATAAACCATTTATAAAATTAAATAAAAAAAAATTTCTTACTGAATTAAAACAAGCTAATGAAAATGAAAAAAAATATAAATTAATCAGCAGGAATTTAAGTGAAAATGAGAGAGCTGAAATAGATGAAATTTTAAATAAATATAAATTAAATAAGAGAGAATTTATTTTTGATAGAAATATTGAAAGAACCTATTATAAAAAAGATATTTACAATGACTTAATAGGACTTATAGGATACACAGCAAATTCTCAACATGAAAAAGAGGGGATCTTTGGAATAGAAAAGCAATATGAAGAATACTTAAAAGAAAAAACTATTTTTAAAGAGATGCCTTATGCACAAAATAGAAGACTACGTCTTCCTACTTCCAATGATGAAATTAAAATAAATTTAAATGGAAGAAATGTTTTTATGACTATTGATAATGATTTACAATTTATATTAAATGATGAAGTTAAGAAAAAATTTATCTCTTCTAATTCAGAAGAGGCTTATGGAATAATAATGGATCCTAACAATGGAAAAATCTTAGCTACAGCTGCTTTTACTAGAAAAAAAAGAGCTTTAAGAAATCCTATATTTCAAAACCAATTTGAGCCTGGTTCTACTTTTAAACCTATAATTGTAGCTTCTGCCTTAAATGAAGGGTTAATAAAAAGAAGTAGCAAATTTGATGTTAAAGATGGAACTATAAAAAAATATAGACACACTATTAGAGAAAGTTCAAGAAGCACTAAAGGAATACTAACAACTGATGAAGTTTTAAAAAAATCTAGTAACGTTGGAATGGTACTTATTGGGGATACTTTTAGTGATGAAACATTTGAAAAATATCTGAAAGCTTTTGGATTATATGATAAAACAAATGTTGATTTTCCTGCTGAAATAAAACCTTATACTACTCCATATAGAAAATGGGATAAACTTAAAAAGAGTACAATGTCTTTTGGACAAGGAATTGTAGTTAGCCCTATTCAACTAGCTACTGCTTTTTCTGCTGTAATTAATGGAGGAATTTTATACAAACCATATCTTGTTGAAAAAATAACTGATGAAAACAATATTGTTATTAGGAGAAATCTTCCTACCCCTATAAGGCAAGTTATATCTCCTGAAATTTCTGCTAATATGAGAGAAATATTAGAAAGTGTTGTTAGCGAAGGAACTGCAAAAAAAGGTATAGTTGAAGGATATCGTGTAGGAGGTAAAACTGGTACTGCTCAATTAAGTACTCGTGGTGGGTATATAAGACATGAATATTTAGCTTCATTTATAGGTTTTTTCCCTGCTGATAAACCACAATATCTAGTTTTAGTAATGTTTATGAAACCTCAAGGAGAAACTATATTTGAAAAATTTGGAGGTGCTACTGCTGCTCCTGTTTTTGGTGAAATTGTTAGAAGAATTACTAAAAACAAAAATATACTTTCTCAAAATGTAGCTAAAATTAGTGAAACTACAGAAATTGAAACTCTTAATAGAAATACAGATATACTGAATGTAGAAATGCCAGATTTAAAAGGTTTAAGCCCAAAAGATATAATTTATATTTTTAAAGATACTAATATAGATGTTAAAATTTCTGGAAAAGGACTTGTTGATTCTCAAAAACCTGCTCCAGGAACACCTTTAGAAAATATTAAACAAATAGAGGTTATTTTAAAATAG
- the uvrB gene encoding excinuclease ABC subunit UvrB, with protein MEVIMFKIHSKYTPTGDQPEAIRELTENIKNGIKDQVLLGVTGSGKTFTIANVIEKTQRPSLILAPNKTLAAQLYTEYKKFFPENAVEYFVSYYDYYQPEAYIATTDTYIEKDSSINDEIEKLRHAATAALINRRDVIIVASVSAIYGLGSAETYKKMTIPIDKKTGIDRKELIERLVSIRYERNDIAFERGKFRIKGDVIDIYPSYMETGYRLEYWGDDLEEISEINTLTGQKIRKNIERIMIYPATQYLTADGDDERIIKEIQRDMKIEVEAFEKKGKLLEAQRLKQRTEYDIEMIREIGYCKGIENYSRYLSGKKVGETPDTLLEYFPDDFLIFIDESHITIPQIRGMYNGDRARKTALVDNGFRLKAALDNRPLKFEEFRELSHQTVFVSATPGDFEIESSGGIIAEQLIRPTGILDPEIEVRPTGNQVDDLLEEIRKRVEKRERVLVTTLTKKMAEELTEYYLELGVRVKYMHSDIDTLERVEIIAGLRKGEFDVLVGINLLREGLDIPEVSLVAILEADKEGFLRSRRSLVQTIGRAARNVEGRVILYGDVITDSMQEAITETARRRKIQNEYNVTNGIDPKSIIKEISEELINLDYGLPEEKQGKEKKLFTSVKDIEKEILKLQKEIAQLSKELDFETAIIKRDEMNRLKNLLLEF; from the coding sequence ATGGAGGTTATTATGTTTAAAATACATTCTAAATATACTCCTACTGGAGATCAACCAGAAGCAATAAGAGAATTGACTGAAAATATAAAAAATGGAATTAAAGATCAAGTGCTTTTAGGGGTGACAGGATCAGGGAAAACATTTACAATAGCCAATGTAATTGAAAAAACACAAAGGCCATCGTTAATTTTAGCTCCTAATAAAACGTTAGCAGCACAATTATATACAGAATATAAAAAATTTTTTCCAGAAAATGCAGTAGAATATTTTGTATCTTATTATGATTACTATCAACCAGAGGCATATATTGCTACAACAGATACATATATAGAGAAAGATTCTTCAATAAATGATGAGATAGAAAAATTGAGACATGCTGCAACTGCTGCTTTAATTAATAGAAGAGATGTAATAATAGTAGCTTCGGTATCAGCTATATATGGATTGGGATCTGCTGAAACATATAAGAAAATGACTATACCAATAGATAAAAAAACTGGAATAGATAGAAAAGAGTTGATAGAAAGATTAGTAAGTATTAGATATGAGAGAAACGATATAGCTTTTGAAAGAGGAAAATTTAGGATAAAGGGAGATGTAATTGATATTTATCCATCATATATGGAAACAGGATATAGATTAGAGTATTGGGGAGATGATTTAGAAGAGATTTCAGAGATTAATACTTTAACTGGACAAAAAATAAGAAAAAATATAGAGAGAATTATGATATATCCTGCAACTCAATATTTAACAGCAGATGGTGATGATGAGAGAATTATAAAAGAAATTCAAAGAGACATGAAAATAGAAGTTGAAGCTTTTGAAAAAAAGGGAAAACTTTTAGAAGCTCAGAGATTGAAACAAAGAACAGAGTATGATATAGAAATGATAAGAGAGATAGGATATTGTAAAGGAATAGAAAACTATTCTAGATATCTTTCAGGAAAGAAAGTCGGAGAGACTCCAGATACTTTATTAGAGTATTTTCCAGATGATTTTTTAATTTTTATAGATGAATCACATATTACTATACCTCAAATAAGAGGAATGTATAATGGAGATAGAGCTAGAAAAACAGCTTTAGTTGACAATGGTTTTAGATTAAAAGCTGCATTGGACAACAGACCTTTAAAGTTTGAAGAGTTTAGAGAGCTATCTCATCAAACGGTTTTTGTATCTGCAACTCCAGGAGATTTTGAGATAGAGAGTTCTGGAGGAATAATAGCTGAACAGCTTATAAGACCAACAGGAATACTTGATCCTGAAATAGAGGTAAGACCTACTGGTAATCAAGTTGATGATCTATTAGAGGAGATAAGAAAAAGAGTAGAGAAAAGAGAGAGAGTATTAGTTACGACACTGACTAAAAAAATGGCTGAAGAGTTAACAGAATACTATTTAGAACTAGGTGTAAGAGTAAAATATATGCACTCTGATATTGATACATTGGAAAGAGTAGAGATAATAGCTGGATTGAGAAAAGGCGAATTTGATGTTTTAGTAGGGATAAACCTTTTAAGAGAGGGGCTTGATATACCAGAGGTTTCTTTAGTAGCAATTTTAGAAGCTGATAAAGAGGGATTCTTGAGAAGTAGAAGATCGTTAGTTCAAACTATTGGTAGAGCAGCAAGAAATGTAGAGGGAAGAGTAATTCTATATGGAGATGTGATTACAGACTCTATGCAAGAAGCTATAACTGAAACAGCTAGAAGAAGAAAGATTCAAAATGAGTATAATGTCACTAATGGTATAGATCCTAAGAGTATAATTAAAGAGATAAGTGAAGAGTTAATTAACTTGGATTATGGATTGCCAGAAGAGAAACAAGGTAAAGAGAAAAAATTATTTACTTCAGTTAAAGATATAGAAAAAGAGATATTGAAGTTACAAAAAGAAATAGCTCAATTATCAAAGGAACTAGATTTTGAAACTGCAATAATTAAAAGAGATGAGATGAATAGATTAAAGAATTTGTTACTTGAATTTTAA
- a CDS encoding DUF2023 family protein — protein sequence MEVFIHHIYEYQKGIRNLILHTTEKENIDFIKNKLNSENISFIIYPLGCNRINVFFGAKECVEVIKNINKPSLTTYTPEEDFILGIMLGYDRRRQCERFLKFKDREKQKIA from the coding sequence ATGGAGGTATTTATACATCATATTTATGAATATCAAAAAGGAATTAGAAATCTAATTTTACATACAACTGAAAAGGAAAATATTGATTTTATAAAAAATAAACTAAACTCAGAAAACATTAGTTTTATTATTTATCCATTAGGATGTAATAGAATAAATGTTTTCTTCGGAGCAAAAGAGTGTGTTGAAGTAATAAAAAATATAAATAAGCCATCTTTAACAACTTATACTCCAGAAGAAGATTTTATTTTAGGAATTATGTTAGGATATGATAGAAGAAGGCAATGTGAAAGATTTTTAAAATTTAAAGATAGAGAAAAACAAAAAATAGCTTAA